GAACTTGACCGGCTTGGAATTGACCCATATACATGGTAAGCCGGCAGTGAAAAATTTTACACATGAAAATGGAGGATCATTATGTACGATGAAGTGGTAGTACAGTATTTTTTGGAAAATCAGTTACAGCTTTTGAAAGAAAAAGTTGCAGAAACGCCGGAAGAAGCAGAAGAGTTTTTAGAGGACTGCATGGCAGTTGTCTGTAAAAATATCAAAGAAGTCCGTGCTTATTTTGAAGATGAGGGTGCTGACATTGCAGGAATGAGCAATGAAGATTTAGCAGAGGCTGAGGAAGTGTTTTCAATTCCGGATGGCAGATACCTGATCGTGGAAGCGTAAGGGGAAAAGCACTGTTGACCACGCAGTATACGTGAACAGTGGTGTTAAATGCAAGAGTACAGAAGAACAACGACAGAAAGAAAGTAAGAGAGGAAAAATAATGAAACAATACGATGTAATTATTATAGGAGCCGGACCATCCGGTATCTTTTGCGCATATGAACTGATCCATGCAAAAAAGGATCTTAAAATTTTAATGATCGAGAAAGGCAGACCGATCGAAAGAAGAGAATGTCCGAAGCGTAAGACGAAAGTCTGCGTTGGCTGTAAGCCTTGTTCCATCACGACCGGATTTGCCGGTGCCGGTGCATTTTCTGACGGTAAACTGTCACTTTCTCCGGATGTAGGCGGAAATCTGCCGGAAATTTTAGGTTATGATAAAACGGTAGAATTATTAAAAGAATCCGATGATATTTATTTAAAATTCGGTGCAGATACAAAAGTTTACGGCGTGGACAAAGAAAAAGAGATCCGTGAGATCCGCAGAAAAGCGATCAACGCAAACTTAAAACTCATCGAATGTCCGATCCGCCATCTTGGAACAGAAGAGGGCTATAAGATTTATTCCAGACTGCAGGAGCATCTGT
The Roseburia rectibacter DNA segment above includes these coding regions:
- a CDS encoding glyoxalase; translation: MYDEVVVQYFLENQLQLLKEKVAETPEEAEEFLEDCMAVVCKNIKEVRAYFEDEGADIAGMSNEDLAEAEEVFSIPDGRYLIVEA